A stretch of Mastacembelus armatus chromosome 1, fMasArm1.2, whole genome shotgun sequence DNA encodes these proteins:
- the LOC113128717 gene encoding protein CutA homolog isoform X1, with product MRIGLPGAETLKGGSLKALVVTVLLSVFMFQLLRTVGLRAFSMASETYMSGTHSAAFVTCPNDTVAKDLARGIVERKLAACVNIIPAIKSVYEWQGKIEEDNEVLLMIKTRSSKVPALAEYVRSNHPYEVAEVISLPIDQGNPPYLKWIGEVVPE from the exons ATGCGCATTGGCCTGCCCGGTGCAGAGACGCTGAAAGGTGGATCCTTAAAGGCTTTGGTTGTG aCAGTGCTCCTGAGTGTGTTTATGTTCCAGCTGCTGAGGACAGTTGGTCTGAGGGCGTTTTCCATGGCATCTGAGACGTACATGTCAGGCACACACTCTGCCGCTTTTGTCACCTGTCCTAATGACACAGTGGCTAAAGACCTGGCCAG gGGTATTGTGGAAAGGAAGCTAGCTGCCTGCGTCAACATTATCCCAGCAATTAAATCTGT ATATGAATGGCAGGGGAAGATTGAGGAGGATAATGAAGTGTTGCTG ATGATTAAAACAAGAAGTTCCAAGGTGCCTGCTCTTGCAGAATATGTTCG CTCTAACCATCCTTATGAGGTGGCCGAGGTCATCAGCCTGCCTATTGACCAGGGCAACCCTCCTTACCTCAAGTGGATAGGAGAAGTCGTACCTGAATAA
- the LOC113128717 gene encoding protein CutA homolog isoform X2 translates to MFQLLRTVGLRAFSMASETYMSGTHSAAFVTCPNDTVAKDLARGIVERKLAACVNIIPAIKSVYEWQGKIEEDNEVLLMIKTRSSKVPALAEYVRSNHPYEVAEVISLPIDQGNPPYLKWIGEVVPE, encoded by the exons ATGTTCCAGCTGCTGAGGACAGTTGGTCTGAGGGCGTTTTCCATGGCATCTGAGACGTACATGTCAGGCACACACTCTGCCGCTTTTGTCACCTGTCCTAATGACACAGTGGCTAAAGACCTGGCCAG gGGTATTGTGGAAAGGAAGCTAGCTGCCTGCGTCAACATTATCCCAGCAATTAAATCTGT ATATGAATGGCAGGGGAAGATTGAGGAGGATAATGAAGTGTTGCTG ATGATTAAAACAAGAAGTTCCAAGGTGCCTGCTCTTGCAGAATATGTTCG CTCTAACCATCCTTATGAGGTGGCCGAGGTCATCAGCCTGCCTATTGACCAGGGCAACCCTCCTTACCTCAAGTGGATAGGAGAAGTCGTACCTGAATAA